AAACCAAAATACAGCGAGCAAATACCAATGATTTTATCATACCCATCAATTATGCTGTCAAGATCAGTGTCATCAAGAATCTTGTTAAGCTGACGCTGACACTGGGCACTGGTTTGTAGCAGATTCTTCTGATCCTCTCCCAACTCAGTGTCCTCCAACATCTTCCTTGAAAAAATAATTCCAGACAGTGGATTTCTTATCTGCATCCTTATGTAAGCCAATACCTTCAACCTTTTCAATGCAGTTTCCTCAGATAGTCTTTGAATATGAAGTGCCTGCTGCAACTCGTAACTTGCCAGCTGCAGAAAGCAAAATACCCCAGTGACTGCACCCTCTCTATCCAGCTTTTTGCTCACACAGAGCAGGCACTCTATGTACTTCCCATTCCGTGCAAAGAAACCAAAAGGTATCTTTTCAGATGCTTGACCACTTATGGCATTGTTTAGTAAAATACCAAGATTCACAAAAGCTTCCTGATTCCTGAGCCTGCAACAGGCTGTATGAATTCCAAAAACCTCTCCTAAAAGCATCTTATCCATAACCTGCTCTCTACGCCATCCAGATACTTTTGTCATGGCAGAATTCCACTCAGAGCACCAGCCAAATTCATCCGTTCCAAATATTGGAGGAATCAACGGGTTGGGATTTTGTACAATAGCTCTGTAATCACCTTCAATTCTAGTAAACTTGTCCATGATAGCCTTCTGACCAGTTATATCCTGGGCAACAAAACATACACCCACAACAGTCCCTCTAACATCCCTGCTTGCACAGGCATTCACAATCAAGCTAACTGGGCCCGCATCAGCTTTTGATCCATGTGTTTTAATCTCAAATTGCACATTTTGTTCTTCTTTGCCtgataaaaacaaagaaagattaAAAGCTGTACACAAAACATTTGGGGTGTGAATTGACATCAtgacttaaaaaataaaataaaataaaatacaaagataaacaaaaatgaaaaagggaagAACATCAATGATTCAAATCCACCCAAAAAAGGCTTGCATTTATGCAACTATAAAAGCAAATGAAACATCAGTGTTTCACTCAAACACATACCCAGCAATGCCAATTCCAGCATCTTATTCACTGTTTCAGCCGATGAATCTTCAACAAGGGTAAGCAATTTCCTCCCAATTGCTTCATCAACAGCAAGACCAGTTAAATCGGAAATCTTTGTATTCCACCCATTAACCACCCCATCAATATCAACCGCCAAGATTGGAACTGATGCTGTCTCAATCAGCCGAACCATTTCAGATGTCACCGCTTCCAATTCCTGCAATCCGTCGATCCGGAGGTCATTAAGTTTTGAATGGATTTCCTGAGTGTCTGACTTGGTTCCCTCATCTTCCTTGGAAGAATTTCTCAGTATAAGCTGCAAAGAATGGATTGCATCCATCTCATAATCCTTCCAAGTTAAACTTCTGGTCTTAACAACTTCAAGAAATGCTTTGAATGAAGACCTCGGATGCATCTTCCTACCATCATCCTTCTCCCCAGGTTCATGCTTTGCACCACCCCATCGAATCTCTGCAGCAGTGTGTGATCTGAACCAGAAAAGCCAGTCCTTATCTGATATCCGAACAGCTGCCATCCCACAAACTACATCACCAAGAGCAAGAGCCCCAGGGAACCCAGCATCATATAAACTGTCTGTGCTCAAACCCGTTGAATCCATGTGATACTCAGAAAGCCAGGATATTATATCACGCAGCTGAAAGTCAGTTGGAGTTAATCCCATTCTATGTATTTCGTTCTTGTACATTAAGACCGCCCCATCACATTTCACAAGATCCATTATGTTTGGACTCTGTGAAACAATGCCCAAGGGTGCATCACTCAACAGCATATCACACAAGAGAGTCTGTGTTTTCAGAATGTTCTTCTCAACAATCTGATTTTCTAATTCCAACTCCTTGCTGACATGGATAGCAAACACTTGAGTGAGGAACTCACAGGCATACCGAAGAGGGAAAGGAACAAATCTCGGTGTTGTGTTATGACACACAACCAATCCCCAAagccttttccttttttgaggGTCTGCAGGCTCAGAACTATCCCCCTCATCATCCCCATCATTGATTATGACAGCCATCACCAGAGATGCAATTGAAGTCATGTTTTCCATATATTGCAAATGGCACGTATGAGGGGCCCTGAGTGTGGAGCCACATAAAGTAAGATCAAAAGGAAGCTTCTCATCTTGAATCACCTTCATATGTTTTGCTCGGCAGTCGCATATCATGCGAACTTTGTTTTTCATGAATAAAAAGCGTGCAGCCTGAGGGATATCTGTAGCTGGGTAATGCAGACCCACATAGGGCTCTAGGCCTGGCTTCGTGACTTCGCTTATCACCTCTCCATGATCATCATCGTGAAATTTATATGTCATCACCCTGTCATAACCTGTCAGTTCAAAAACCTCTTGAACCATTGTATCACAAAGTCTATCCAAGCTCCCACTGGGTAGGGACTGCAGGCGTGTAATGGCTTTGGCAGCAAGCTTATAGGACTGCAAAGCACCAGCAGCAGTCATGGGGACTTCATAAGGCTTCACAGGCTCAAAATCAATGATTAAGCTACCTGTCACCCTGTGAACAATGGCATAAAACGGCTTCCCAGAAGTTTTACAGTGGACCAATATAGGATTCAGCAGAGAAACCTCTCCAAATCCTAAGGCCTTATACAATGCTGCTGCACTAGGATTAGTAAAAATAGTTCTGATATCAGTTCCAATGTCAATAACCGGATGATCACCAACACTCGGAACAGCGTGACTGACCATGGTCAGCATTTCAGGAGCATTTTCACTATAAGCAATGACTTTGAAAGTTTTCTCATCCAGAGCTAAAAGACATCCAAATGGCTGGATAAATTTTCCTTTCTGAATCTGATGAAGGTAAGCTGTGGTTATCCTATCAGATCTAGGTCTGTGCTCTCCAGGAGGTGTGACACGCACTGAGCTCGAATAGTCAAAGGAACTACCTGACTCCTCAAAATCAGCATTGAGCTTTGCATCTATGGAGGTCTGTGCAATTATCCGAGCACTGTGCTTTGATCTTGCTGAACTGCTGGAAGACTGACTAGGTCTTGAAGCTGACATTTTTAGCTCAAACCTGCATAATACATAAGAGTAAAGTTGAGAAAAAGGCATCAAAATTGAATCTTTACACGATCAAAGAAATAAATGACACCCAAGCTAAACcgaagaaaagaaatttgtatCTTCAAAATCCCGTAATGATTTCAGATATTCATAAGTACACAAACCATTAATATCCGAGACTCTTTCTACCAAAACCAACTCTCATAAATGGCATTCTAGCCGACCACCGAACAAGAAAGAAGGTCCTAATTTTCTTCCCTACTCTGAAAGAAGACAATATAGCACAAAGCTTGCAAAATTATGACAGCCGAAAATAAAATGAACGTCTCCAAGATCAGGCCCACCAACTGTGGAGACATCATTTGACaaccccacccccaccccccccccccaaaaaaaaaaaaaaaaactacgcTGAGAAATGTACGAATGAAGTATAATGCACCAAGTGCACTTTAGGCCAATATTTTCTACAGCTTTGTAACCACAGCAGAAGTATCAGAGTTAAATGGAAGAGATAATAGATTTAATGATATCTTACAATGCAACGCAATCTAAACATATCTCACAGGTTGCTCTCAGACTCCTGGCTAGCAGTAAATCAGAACTAAACTAAGTTGCCTGTTTATCTCAATACAAATCTTTAACAGGAAAGCAAACAGATATTGCCGACTAAACAACATATGACAACATCCTTCATCATTTAGAAGTCATAATTAGCTATCCTGCCGGCCAACACTTCCAAGAATTATAAGTTCAGACTTAAAAGGGACAAGGGAAGATGATTCGAAAAAAGTCGTGAACTTTTACCAATTAAGATCAACAACAACAACTAAGATGAATCCGCAAAGTTGGTATAAAAAGAAGCACAATCCACAAAATTGAGCAAGCTTCTACCTCTCATCCTCTCCCCAGCAGAGATGGTAGTAATACTAACCCTTTTAACAACTTGGTTGCAGAGGCTAAAAGCAGAGTAGTAGCAAGTAGCAGTAGACTCCAAATGAAATCTTGAAATATTGAAACTTAGAACAGCTTCAAGAATGAGCAACACCAGTTTGGTAAATTGGAAAAACCCATCAAAGCCCTCGGGAATCCTATAAGACTGCAAAGTTCAGCTGTTTCCAAACCTCCCTCCCAAGATCTTGATCACCGCCTCTTCTGATTCTTTCAAGGGCAAAACCGGGACCACATCACCACCTCCTCTAACCACCAACCTGAATACACCTTATACTTGCTCACTCACTGAGGCCTATCCCACTTAGCATTAATTTACTTATTAACCATACTTCCACACATTTCCCCCAGCATACATGACCAGATACATGTGACTGTACATcagcaaatgaaattttatatatactaatgGTACAAATCATGTACAATATTTTATGTCTATAAATAGTAAGAGGTGACAAGTTTACTGGAAGAATGTGAACTCTGTTGGTAGTTTTGTTTCTAAACATGTTAAAAGCAGCAGCTGATCCACCaggaaaatctaaaaaaaaaaatcaatttttaaaAGCTAATATAGCATGGATTAATCTTATTCAAAATAAGATTAGGTAACATGCTGTTAGTGTATACATTGCGGTTGTATGTATACAAGATTAATTTCTATTATATTATGATATTAAAGAATACTAAAATAAACAAATGCCAAAAAGGATAAGGCTAGAAAGTGAGTACCTAAAGCGGCGTATTAAAAAGGGGAAGTGTCAAATGGCGTGAAAAGTGCCTTTGTGAAAAGGGGTGAAAATGGTCTTTAAGGTCTTGTGAGCTGTGAGGATTAGTGCAACAAGTTAGGGCAACCCATGTTTGGGGAAATGGAATTGATGGGTAGAGAACAAAACCTCGAACGGGAAGGTACCCACCAGCTACAAGGCCAAAAGGTTATGCCGGTCACCCCAGGAACAGAAAAAAGAAGGAGGCAGGGGGTGTTGGTGTCAGAATTTTGGGTTAGAAGGTATGGGGAGGAGGAAGGATGACGGTGTGCCCAATTAGTTTGGTTTGGCAGGTTTCCAGATTTGCCTGCACTATCAAACAGTTAGCTGCCCATCCCCATCCCCATCCCCATCCCATGCATTTGCTTTCTTTGGACATTTCAAAGCTTGACCACCATCCACTGCAGCTGGGAGTGGTCATAGTGGTAATTTGGAAGTGCAAGTGTTGTTTAGCAAGTGGAATTGCAGTCAAATGATGATGATTTTACTACTGTAATTTAGTGCTAGTAACAGTGCAGcacctcattttttttttactttcttgtttcttgattggATGACTTCAGGTGAGAAAGTCGGATCCTAAGATGTAAAACGTGTAAGAAGGCGGCCCCACTTTGTCGGAAGAAATGATCTTTTAACGTTGTGTAGATTGAGCAATTTGGTACTTGGCATGGCATCTCATTAGCACTCGGATGTTTCTAGGACAGGAGGAGATAGGTGCTAAGGTTACTAAGGTGTACGACTGCGTGTATCAGTTTGGCTGTTTTGAGGATTACAGCTTCACCATTTCGGACATTTCAGGTCAAATAATCTGtgaacaaaagcaaaagaattaTCGGATATGTGCACTACAAAGTAGGAGTAGTAACTAATAAGGAAAGGTTTTTTTCTACTATGTACTATAAATTAATTCACAAAAGAAATATTGCTGAATTGCACACTCATATCTGCATGTCTTCAACACTAGTATAGATAAAGGCAGGGATAACAttgaaaaaaagattaaaaaaataaatttaacttTAATGaaatgacaaatattttgggaCATTTCAGTgtggtaattttttttaaaaaaaaaagggaaaaaaagattgAGAAGGTAAAGACGGTTGGTAATAATTTGTAATGAGAAAGTTGAAGTTCATTGTCCCACATTGAAAGAGGATAGAGTgctcattatatatatatatatccttgtCTTGTTTCCTTAACAAACTTGTTTTATCTTAGAGGTAATTTGTCTAATATAGAGGTAAATAACACCTTAAGAAAAGTATTTTTCACATCTTAAAGTCTCTACATTTGTCTAGTTTAGATTAGTTATTTACTGTATTTCCAACAAAGACCTCAAGAAAGCTGCACTCTTGGGAAAGGTCTCCTGCAGCTGCGGATATTTTTGGCTATTTTTGGACATGGCAGGTATCTGTCTATATACCTCGAAATCAGGTATTTTGGGGCAGAAAACACGACGATTAGATTCGACAAGTGCCGAttgacaaaatatatatatacgatTCCCATTTTGTAACTTTTGTTGCTTTGAGGGAATCgtacaagaattggagtttacACTTTCTTTCTCCCCCAGTTGCTgataaattttacaattttggtTTGGAAACGTATATTATCAGCacaaattttacaattttggcGCAGACCGTGGCCGTGGGGACTGGGCAGCTGGGCCTGGCTTGCACCCATTGTCGATGGAAAAACAGGCTTAAACAGCAAATAAACACTTGAGAACCCATTTGTCTGTTTCCAGTTTTTTTCAAGTACCATTACCAATAATTTGAGGGATTTTTTGTCTGGGATTTTGTTTGCAACCTAAAAAAACTCCAAAAGATGGTCAGTTAAGATTCGGCCATCCTATGAATTATTCTGATACTAGCATCTTAGACAGTCACATTCAATTATGTAAACGACTCTTCTAGGTTCTTCTGGCGAAATCCAAAAAACAGTAAGCAACTCCTCTAGTTTTTTGTTATATACACCCTAACAAGGAAAGGGTGGaatttaagggaaaaaaaaaaaaggaaaggaacaaGGAGAATTAAAATTCAGAATCTCTAACTTTTGGAATTTGAATTTTAGCCACTGGACCAAGACAACCTCAATGATATTTGTGTCTCCAGAAAGTGATATTTGTGACACCACATTTGAGAACACCGGGAGCTgcggccttgtttggattgcggtttttcgtcggaaaattacatcgttttccgtgatcacatttccctattacctttttccctcacatatatcaaatcgctacagtaatttttccatgaaaaatcatgaaaaatgcaatccaaacacaaaggTACCGAAAAATTTGTAGCTGTATTCTCTAATGTTTAGTATAGGGGTGGACACAGATTGGGTATCTGCTCATCCACTATTTGGCTGACCTAACTCGCACCTTGTGGGTCAGTTATTTTCTAATCCTTACCCGCATCGCATATCAATGAGTATCCGATTATAGGGTATCCGTTGAGATAGGGTTGGATCAATAGATACCCGACCCCGCCtcacttatcatttaatttttttaaaaaaaataatttatactaatttaattttatattttacacattcatctaagatttaataaagaattttttaaaaaagtctCCCATCAAGAAACAAGTATGTGAAGAGATTGcaagataaagaaaattttttaaaaaattcaaagtcaataaaagtttgaaataagtagcacttttttttaaatatatggtccacattaattaaactcttttttttttataaaacataaaatcatgATCTCTACAAATAAATCTTGTAAATAAAATATAGCCTCTCATATTTGcaatgcaatttgttcaatgaaattacttatttagctctaaattattattttataatatgtatataaaaataaaaaataaatatatatgcaaGTTAGATCGAGTACCCACGAATTTTTAATTATGTAACTCTAACCCGCCCCGCATCTTAATGGGTACTCGACCCTTTTTTGACCCAATCAATAATACAAATCCTGTATCCTAATTTTCGGATCGAATTCGAATATGACGGATTTTCAGGTTAATGGAaaattttgcccacccctaattTAGTTACCATGCAGTTTTAGTTCTTAAACTTTAGATAAACATAAATTTGATCCGAAATGTTTAGTGGATACTGGCATATTCAATCACAGCAGATTTAGgacaattaaattttttttttcaaattgcgGATAAAATTTAGTTATGTACAATCAGCGGCTAATTTTAAGCAAGGGACTAATAGCACATGAGTAAAAattaatcaataaaaaaaattgataaactaCAAAATTTAAACCGGTTGGAACATCTAGTTCTTTGATCCACCATTCACTCTCCTAATTAACATTTGATTTTTGTGCCATCCCGTGagttatttttattgtttaaaattTAGCCGccgttctgtttctttttttttttttaacaaaattaatTTAGCAAACACGTGACTAACGTGATTAGGTTTCATAAATAATTGGGATGACCTGTCAATTGTCTtgaatttgcttcaaattggaAATATTGGGAACCAAATGTTGTTATGCCAAACCTTTAGGAACTAAAATATCAGAGGCGCCATACACTGGGGattcaaatttatttattttttcaatcaaatCTTTAGAGACTAAAATCGCTCAGGTACCAAATATTAGATATTTTTTCCCCTTGTAAACCTAGATATGTCTAAACAAGAACCATTTATAAATAAAGACCATTGGATTTGAAACCTACTCAGGAAATTGCCCTGCCAAATGGAATGATGACCAGCTTTCAGCTTCACTAATTAATTTTGGTAAATTCTGtaaatcatcaattttcacAATAAGCTAATGAAAGAAATCATAGAAATATATACAGTCGCAGGCCCACAGGGAACTCGTTAAGATATATTTCAGGttaggaaaagtaaataaatacaagaaatgATATGCAAGATTAAATaagaaaagtatataaatgcaagagaggataataattgttagtgcGTGTCTATATTTGATAGGTTAGATGAACGATAACGAGTGTCCTAAGGCACCCgttagaaaaattcaaaaatatataTTCTCTTCCAGGTTCAAAGTACCACCAAGTGTCCCCTACCTTGTCTTGGTGCCTTGAAAAGGGACAAAAATGGACATGCCCGATTATAATATATCTATAGATAGATAGAATGCAAAGAAGCCAAATCCAGCAAGGCATGTAGTTCAATCAGATCTCCACaggattttttttcaaaaaaaaaaaacttcatcttGCACGTCTCTATCTCGATCCAGCACACAAGGATGCCCAAAATATCATGACAAAATACAGCAGAAGTGCATTTACATTCTTTCAGACTTCCACAGAGTTAGCTTATTTTACCTTTGAGCAACTTTCAGCAATGAGATGGAACGAGATAATGACCAAGTGATGGTGGAAACGAAGACTATCATAATTCTTATTCTTGAGAACCCATATTAGTATATATgacaaaatggaaaaattaagAGCTAACACCTTCATCTAGCATCACCAATTGCCAGTGTTTACTACTTCACAGAATGGTAGGTTTCCCTGTTGTCCAACGAGCAAAAATGCAAAGTACGTATTGTGCATGAACACacaaacaattaaaagatcatAACTACAAGGGAACAGAAGAAACTAGTCTTGATGAGCAGAAGGAACAAGATACCAAAAACTCCTGGTGGGTAAACTGCAAATCCCTCTCGCTTAAAATGCAGAAAGAAAAGGTTCATCTCATTTCCTGATTTCAAAAAGCGGAGATATTTTGCCATGCTTTAGGATATTCTGGTGCTTTTCACTTGATGAATGTGGGGCAAGTAGACCAAATTGTTCATAGGCGTTATCAAAGGCAACCAACTgaacatgaatgcaaaaacttTTAATCCCAAACCAAGAAAGAGTTCAAAGGTAAATCTTGTTTACCTAACCATAAATGTGGCTACATTTTCTACTCTTTTCCCAGTCACAATTCTATATCCAGACTAAAATATGTTCCAGGCATCGCCTATGTTTAAACTATAATCAAGATGAGTCCTCCTGTTCAACACATCTTGATCACTTCTATAACCAAGCTGTGAAAACACTCAAATTAAGCATAAGCACACCGTATCTTGTTATCAGAGTCCCAGAATGCACAATGTCTGGGTAATTTGGAACTAAAATTACGTTCTTACACCCAGTGATCCAACAAAGGTCCATCTGATGTGTGACAGATTTAATCTCCCTTTCTCAGATTTACCTCCAATAGTACCCTTTGGTGAAGTCAAAAATGCCCGATCAAGGAACCGGTAAAGCCTTATCATTATCACCATCTTGCAGTGAAATGGAAAGTTGCCAGTGTAACATGTCTTTCCATTTCCTTTGAACTATgttgttctttttcttaatATACAACAGTTCAGTCAGATACTAGCAAGTTCCAGATCTAAAGGAGATCTATAAGGCTTCTAATGACAGCCTAATGTATGAGGTACCATAGCAGCATAATTTCAAAGCTAAGGAGGGCCAAAATGAGTACAGCTACGAAGAAAAGAAAGACTGCTTTTGCCATTCGGCTAGGAATAAGTATCAAATAGCAAGCAAAACAGATCAAGAACCCTAAAGAAACTCCTTTTTCCTCTCCTTGTACACCTGAAATGTTCAGAAGCTAGACAAATGTGGCAAGAGCTTCGGTGGAGAAAAACTGTTAAAATTACAAATCGAAAAAGTGGAATCCCAATAGTCCAACTCTAATGGTAGCTCAAGAAATAGCATATTCACTTTCCTTAGAGAACTTAGGTATTGGAAAAGCAATCTtcttcatatatttgcacaagtTAAAGACTGGTTGAAACATTATTCCAGTTTAACAAAATCACGTAGGACAATATTTACATGGACTTGGTTGAAAGCACAAGAACTGAGGAAACTAATAAGATGAGTGGCTATTCATCAGAATGCAGAGCAAGAAAAGTATCATATCCAGTGATTTCTCCATCACGATAGATAGATCGGACAGATATGAATCAAGCAACAGGCATCAAAGGAAAATTGAACTCAAGAGAGATTTCACTAATTAAGAATATACATAAAACGTGTACAAAATCCCCAAACTGAGGATAAGAAGCAGTTTCACGCAAGGCTGATAGTGCCTTATTAATTTCAGTTCCGGTGCTATGGGATCCAATGGAGGGTCTGCCTAATATCAAATTCCAAGACACTTTAGACAATACAAAAGATCTTGCTTTTTCATCAATAGAAATTTAGTCACTAGATGTTATGTAAGGCTTCTTCTTCATTACTTGAGCATTTTAAA
This portion of the Coffea arabica cultivar ET-39 chromosome 2e, Coffea Arabica ET-39 HiFi, whole genome shotgun sequence genome encodes:
- the LOC113733057 gene encoding phytochrome A1 produces the protein MSASRPSQSSSSSARSKHSARIIAQTSIDAKLNADFEESGSSFDYSSSVRVTPPGEHRPRSDRITTAYLHQIQKGKFIQPFGCLLALDEKTFKVIAYSENAPEMLTMVSHAVPSVGDHPVIDIGTDIRTIFTNPSAAALYKALGFGEVSLLNPILVHCKTSGKPFYAIVHRVTGSLIIDFEPVKPYEVPMTAAGALQSYKLAAKAITRLQSLPSGSLDRLCDTMVQEVFELTGYDRVMTYKFHDDDHGEVISEVTKPGLEPYVGLHYPATDIPQAARFLFMKNKVRMICDCRAKHMKVIQDEKLPFDLTLCGSTLRAPHTCHLQYMENMTSIASLVMAVIINDGDDEGDSSEPADPQKRKRLWGLVVCHNTTPRFVPFPLRYACEFLTQVFAIHVSKELELENQIVEKNILKTQTLLCDMLLSDAPLGIVSQSPNIMDLVKCDGAVLMYKNEIHRMGLTPTDFQLRDIISWLSEYHMDSTGLSTDSLYDAGFPGALALGDVVCGMAAVRISDKDWLFWFRSHTAAEIRWGGAKHEPGEKDDGRKMHPRSSFKAFLEVVKTRSLTWKDYEMDAIHSLQLILRNSSKEDEGTKSDTQEIHSKLNDLRIDGLQELEAVTSEMVRLIETASVPILAVDIDGVVNGWNTKISDLTGLAVDEAIGRKLLTLVEDSSAETVNKMLELALLGKEEQNVQFEIKTHGSKADAGPVSLIVNACASRDVRGTVVGVCFVAQDITGQKAIMDKFTRIEGDYRAIVQNPNPLIPPIFGTDEFGWCSEWNSAMTKVSGWRREQVMDKMLLGEVFGIHTACCRLRNQEAFVNLGILLNNAISGQASEKIPFGFFARNGKYIECLLCVSKKLDREGAVTGVFCFLQLASYELQQALHIQRLSEETALKRLKVLAYIRMQIRNPLSGIIFSRKMLEDTELGEDQKNLLQTSAQCQRQLNKILDDTDLDSIIDGYLDLEMVEFKLHEVLVASISQVMIKSSAKGVVIVNNLAESLMNETLYGDGLRLQQVLADFLLTLVNFTPNGGQLGLGGKLTKDRLGESVQLAHLELRMTHSGGGVPEELLNQMFGTNGEASDEGISLLISRKLVKLMNGDVQYLREAGRSTFIISVELAVANQPAA